From Coccinella septempunctata chromosome 4, icCocSept1.1, whole genome shotgun sequence, a single genomic window includes:
- the LOC123312236 gene encoding cytochrome P450 4d8-like isoform X1, with protein sequence MIVEILCSLFVLILYLFYTRSSKYRIGDFACAPANFLIGNAFEVASTRRVIPFLHRHLMNYNGLFKFSVGSRAILAASDHKFLEWILKSNKIIAKPEHFEVFKEWLGDGLLTSSGSHWKEHRRILSPAFHFKIIEDFLTVCHRKSEVLVQQLEAELDKDHCDVYPFFAKFTLENIAESSMMIRIDDEENKSEFLDALNIVSEVLVERMINFFYLHDIGFLFHPEKKLYQKSLRVINEFNTSVIKRRREELDRSSSNSLGDDNDNNIYAANKKTAFLDVLLTAVDSNGQPFSDKDIMDEVNTVMLAGYDVVSCALSFILYNLANNPDVQRKAFEEQASLNSDVAFEQITISEINSMKYLEMVIKESMRMHTPVPFVARRVEEDVYYDDKLIPNGTTIILALYSLHHNPESFPEPEIFNPTRFDANSKVPPFAYLPFSAGQRNCIGQKFAMAEMKVVVAKILRKFELFPSRLQYKPQLFAALTLRSENGVCLRLKRRNYSGIS encoded by the exons ATGATCGTAGAAATTCTTTGCTCATTATTTGTGCTGATCTTGTATTTGTTTTATACGAGATCTTCAAAATACAGAATTGGGGATTTCGCTTGTGCCCCTGCTAATTTCTTGATAGGAAATGCTTTTGAAGTTGCTTCCACAAGAA GGGTAATTCCTTTTCTTCACCGACACCTCATGAATTACAATGGTCTCTTCAAATTTTCCGTAGGATCCCGAGCCATTTTGGCGGCATCCGATCACAAATTCCTTGAATGGATACTGAAGAGCAACAAAATTATAGCAAAACCTGAACATTTTGAGGTGTTCAAGGAATGGTTAGGCGACGGTTTATTGACTTCATCAG GTTCCCATTGGAAAGAACACAGAAGAATTCTGAGTCCGGcctttcattttaaaataattgAGGATTTTCTCACTGTTTGTCACCGTAAAAGTGAAGTCTTAGTTCAGCAGTTAGAAGCAGAATTAGATAAAGACCATTGTGATGTTTATCCCTTTTTCGCTAAATTCACCTTGGAAAACATTGCTG AGAGCTCAATGATGATTCGCATCGATGACGAAGAGAATAAATCAGAGTTTCTTGATGCACTGAATATTGTATCAGAAGTTTTGGTAGAGAGGATGATAAACTTTTTCTACCTGCATGATATAGGTTTTCTGTTCCATCCAGAAAAAAAACTGTATCAAAAATCGCTTCGAGTCATTAATGAATTCAATACATCGGTGATCAAAAGGAGAAGGGAAGAATTGGATAGATCTAGTTCTAATTCATTGGGGgatgataatgataataatatttATGCAGCAAATAAGAAAACCGCATTCTTGGATGTGCTTCTCACAGCTGTTGATAGTAATGGCCAACCATTTTCAGACAAAGATATAATGGATGAAGTTAATACAGTTATGCTGGCG ggCTATGATGTAGTTTCATGTGCTCTTTCATTCATTCTTTATAATCTGGCTAATAATCCAGACGTACAG AGGAAAGCATTCGAGGAACAAGCTTCATTAAATTCTGATGTAGCATTTGAACAAATCACCATTTCTGAGATAAACTCTATGAAATACCTGGAAATGGTTATAAAAGAATCTATGAGAATGCATACTCCAGTTCCCTTTGTTGCTAGAAGAGTAGAAGAAGATGTCTATTACG ATGATAAACTCATTCCAAATGGCACAACCATCATATTAGCTTTATATAGTCTTCATCACAATCCCGAAAGTTTTCCAGAACCAGAAATTTTCAATCCGACACGTTTTGACGCAAATTCCAAGGTTCCCCCCTTTGCCTACTTACCCTTTAGTGCAGGACAAAGAAACTGTATAG GACAGAAATTTGCCATGGCTGAAATGAAAGTTGTGGTGGCAAAAATTCTCAGGAAATTTGAACTTTTCCCTTCGAGATTGCAATATAAACCGCAGTTATTTGCCGCATTGACTTTGAGATCTGAGAATGGTGTGTGCCTAAgattgaagagaagaaattATTCGGGAATCAGCTGA
- the LOC123312236 gene encoding cytochrome P450 4c21-like isoform X2 — translation MIVEILCSLFVLILYLFYTRSSKYRIGDFACAPANFLIGNAFEVASTRRVIPFLHRHLMNYNGLFKFSVGSRAILAASDHKFLEWILKSNKIIAKPEHFEVFKEWLGDGLLTSSGSHWKEHRRILSPAFHFKIIEDFLTVCHRKSEVLVQQLEAELDKDHCDVYPFFAKFTLENIAESSMMIRIDDEENKSEFLDALNIVSEVLVERMINFFYLHDIGFLFHPEKKLYQKSLRVINEFNTSVIKRRREELDRSSSNSLGDDNDNNIYAANKKTAFLDVLLTAVDSNGQPFSDKDIMDEVNTVMLAGYDVVSCALSFILYNLANNPDVQRKAFEEQASLNSDVAFEQITISEINSMKYLEMVIKESMRMHTPVPFVARRVEEDVYYDDKLIPNGTTIILALYSLHHNPESFPEPEIFNPTRFDANSKVPPFAYLPFSAGQRNCIEICHG, via the exons ATGATCGTAGAAATTCTTTGCTCATTATTTGTGCTGATCTTGTATTTGTTTTATACGAGATCTTCAAAATACAGAATTGGGGATTTCGCTTGTGCCCCTGCTAATTTCTTGATAGGAAATGCTTTTGAAGTTGCTTCCACAAGAA GGGTAATTCCTTTTCTTCACCGACACCTCATGAATTACAATGGTCTCTTCAAATTTTCCGTAGGATCCCGAGCCATTTTGGCGGCATCCGATCACAAATTCCTTGAATGGATACTGAAGAGCAACAAAATTATAGCAAAACCTGAACATTTTGAGGTGTTCAAGGAATGGTTAGGCGACGGTTTATTGACTTCATCAG GTTCCCATTGGAAAGAACACAGAAGAATTCTGAGTCCGGcctttcattttaaaataattgAGGATTTTCTCACTGTTTGTCACCGTAAAAGTGAAGTCTTAGTTCAGCAGTTAGAAGCAGAATTAGATAAAGACCATTGTGATGTTTATCCCTTTTTCGCTAAATTCACCTTGGAAAACATTGCTG AGAGCTCAATGATGATTCGCATCGATGACGAAGAGAATAAATCAGAGTTTCTTGATGCACTGAATATTGTATCAGAAGTTTTGGTAGAGAGGATGATAAACTTTTTCTACCTGCATGATATAGGTTTTCTGTTCCATCCAGAAAAAAAACTGTATCAAAAATCGCTTCGAGTCATTAATGAATTCAATACATCGGTGATCAAAAGGAGAAGGGAAGAATTGGATAGATCTAGTTCTAATTCATTGGGGgatgataatgataataatatttATGCAGCAAATAAGAAAACCGCATTCTTGGATGTGCTTCTCACAGCTGTTGATAGTAATGGCCAACCATTTTCAGACAAAGATATAATGGATGAAGTTAATACAGTTATGCTGGCG ggCTATGATGTAGTTTCATGTGCTCTTTCATTCATTCTTTATAATCTGGCTAATAATCCAGACGTACAG AGGAAAGCATTCGAGGAACAAGCTTCATTAAATTCTGATGTAGCATTTGAACAAATCACCATTTCTGAGATAAACTCTATGAAATACCTGGAAATGGTTATAAAAGAATCTATGAGAATGCATACTCCAGTTCCCTTTGTTGCTAGAAGAGTAGAAGAAGATGTCTATTACG ATGATAAACTCATTCCAAATGGCACAACCATCATATTAGCTTTATATAGTCTTCATCACAATCCCGAAAGTTTTCCAGAACCAGAAATTTTCAATCCGACACGTTTTGACGCAAATTCCAAGGTTCCCCCCTTTGCCTACTTACCCTTTAGTGCAGGACAAAGAAACTGTATAG AAATTTGCCATGGCTGA
- the LOC123311809 gene encoding DNA replication licensing factor Mcm3, translating into MDAQTFDQNLQDALREYLDFLDDEEDQGKYAQLVNDMVAEKNRRLLVNINDLRSKNPTRARNLLTNAFEELLAFQKALKEYVSRSDSEFTKNNEFFIAFEGSFGNNHVTPRTLTSRYLGNLVCCEGIVTRCSLIHPKIVKSVHYCPETKKVMERKYADLTSLEAFPSSVVYPTQDEDGNLLETEYGLSQYKDHQTLSIQEMPEKAPAGQLPRSIDIICDDDLVDKCKPGDRIQVVGNFRCMPSKQGSYTSGTFRAVIIASNITQISKEATLSISRDDILKCKKLAQSTKDICGLLAKSLAPSIHGHDFIKRAILCLLLGGVEKNLPNGTRLRGDINVLLIGDPSVAKSQLLRYVLCTAPRAIPTTGRGSSGVGLTAAVTVDQETGERRLEAGAMVLADRGVVCIDEFDKMSDIDRTAIHEVMEQGRVTIAKAGIHASLNARCSVLAAANPVYGKYDQYKTPMENIGLQDSLLSRFDLLFVMLDTVNEDRDLVIADHVVRMHQYRSPLEQDGEVLPMNSNADMLSTNNPDETELDKETPMYEPYDALLHGGSRKKSDKILSVEFMRKYIHFVKILKPTLTEEASKIIASHYASLRCEDLLENDVARTQPVTPRTLETMIRLSTAHAKARMSREVTAKDAEAAIELIQYAYFKKILEKEKKKRRRPSEGSDEEEEADRRTKRSRIPVDTERVEEILSQPSTQGDFVEISSSNAETAHEETPMEVDTNSTIADDRFLTFKTSLNNIFKEQRTQSLPLTRIKESLSSQSTTVFSDGEIRAAIERMTDDNQIMMSDGIVFLI; encoded by the exons ATGGATGCACAAACCTTCGATCAAAATTTGCAAGATGCGTTAAGGGAATATCTAGATTTCTTAGACGATGAGGAAGATCAAGGAAAATATGCCCAGCTAGTTAATGATATGGTCGCAGAGAAAAACAGAAGATTGCTGGTGAATATCAACGATTTAAGATCGAAAAATCCCACCAGAGCCAGAAATTTGCTCACGAATGCATTCGAAGAATTGCTTGCTTTTCAAAAAGCTTTAAAAGAGTATGTTTCTAGATCAGACAGTGAGTTTACTAAgaacaatgaatttttcattgcgTTTGAAGGAAGTTTTGGTAATAATCATGTAACCCCACGTACGTTGACCTCTAGATATCTTGGAAATTTAGTATGCTGTGAAGGAATAGTTACAAGATGCTCCCTGATTCATCCCAAAATTGTGAAAAGTGTGCATTATTGTCCAGAAACTAAAAAAGTTATGGAAAGGAAATATGCTGATTTAACATCACTTGAAGCCTTTCCATCATCAGTAGTTTATCCAACTCAAGATGAAGATGGAAATTTGTTAGAAACTGAATATGGTCTTTCACAGTATAAGGACCACCAAACCTTGTCCATTCAAGAAATGCCAGAGAAGGCCCCGGCAGGTCAATTACCTAGGTCTATAGATATCATTTGCGATGATGATTTAGTAGACAAATGTAAACCTGGGGATAGAATTCAAGTTGTTGGAAACTTTAGATGTATGCCTAGTAAACAAGGAAGTTATACAAGTGGGACATTTCGAGCTGTTATAATTGCTAGCAATATTACCCAAATCAGTAAAGAAGCAACTTTATCTATTTCAAGAGATGATATTCTGAAGTGTAAAAAGTTAGCCCAATCCACTAAAGATATATGTGGTTTACTTGCCAAGTCATTAGCACCTTCTATCCAcggacatgattttatcaagaGAGCTATTTTGTGTCTTCTTTTAGGAGGAGTAGAGAAAAATTTACCCAATGGAACAAG gttgAGAGGGGATATAAATGTTTTACTTATAGGGGATCCATCAGTTGCTAAATCGCAACTCTTAAGATATGTTTTATGTACAGCCCCAAGAGCAATTCCAACCACTGGAAGGGGGTCATCTGGTGTAGGTCTCACAGCTGCTGTAACTGTAGACCAGGAGACAGGAGAAAGAAGATTAGAAGCTGGTGCTATGGTTCTCGCAGATCGTGGTGTAGTATGTATAGATGAATTTGATAAAATGTCAGATATTGATCGAACAGCAATCCATGAAGTAATGGAACAAGGAAGGGTGACAATTGCGAAAGCTGGTATTCATGCTAGCTTGAATGCTAGATGTTCTGTTTTAGCAGCTGCAAATCCTGTTTATGGGAAATACGATCAATATAAAACCCCAATGGAGAATATTGGTCTTCAAGATTCCCTACTGTCTCGTTTTGATTTGTTGTTTGTGATGTTAGATACAGTAAATGAAGATAGGGATCTGGTAATAGCAGATCATGTAGTTAGAATGCATCAATATAGAAGTCCTCTTGAACAAGATGGTGAAGTGTTACCTATGAATTCCAATGCAGATATGCTGAGTACAAATAATCCTGATGAAACAGAATTAGACAAAGAAACTCCCATGTATGAACCATATGATGCTTTATTGCATGGAGGTTCTCGAAAGAAGTCAGATAAAATTTTAAGTGTAGAATTCATGAGGAAATatatacattttgtgaaaattttgaaaccaacTTTAACCGAAGAAGCTTCTAAAATAATTGCCAGTCATTATGCTTCTCTCAGATGTGAGGATTTATTAGAAAATGATGTGGCAAGAACTCAACCAGTTACCCCCCGTACTTTGGAAACAATGATTCGTTTGTCAACAGCACATGCCAAAGCAAGAATGTCAAGGGAAGTCACTGCAAAAGATGCAGAAGCTGCTATTGAGTTGATTCAATATGCGTACTTCAAGAAAATATTGGAGAAGGAAAAGAAAAAGAGGAGGCGTCCTTCTGAAGGTTctgatgaagaagaagaagctgATAGGCGTACCAAACGGTCTAGAATTCCAGTTGATACTGAACGTGTTGAAGAAATACTTTCACAACCATCTACCCAGGGTGATTTCGTAGAAATATCTTCAAGTAATGCTGAAACAGCACATGAGGAGACTCCAATGGAAGTAGATACTAATAGTACCATTGCTGATGACCGCTTTTTGACTTTCAAGACAAGTTTAAATAATATATTCAAAGAACAAAGAACCCAGTCGCTACCTTTAACTCGAATCAAGGAAAGCTTATCTTCTCAATCAACCACAGTGTTCTCAGATGGAGAAATACGTGCTGCTATTGAACGCATGACAGATGATAATCAGATCATGATGTCAGATGGAATTGTTTTCCTCATTTAA
- the LOC123310970 gene encoding transducin beta-like protein 3 → MVLQLKEQFEVESKHTAFYTGGNVEWHGDIFYCQTESAINLFNTADGKVSRTVGEENSEDADFIQTFTTDGSRIVSSHKSGLLKSWNESGELEKAWKYIHKGPIARLQLNGNLLASGGADGGVRIWDMEYHSCVSSFKECQGVVNALKFHPTEQEILASGDDGKIFHFEWKDGNFKKKYDKHFSKVTSIVFTHDNTHFISCGRDKVMILWKFMDNTPIKSIPFFESIDSIISLPLKFKLPGFKSDPECYYVAAAGEKGIITIWDVLNVTQIYVQDNSLVTPAEEGALAVSNLLLNKELKTVAVVTVEHNIILYHLKSFACVKQFIGFSDEIIDIAFMGQDDTHLAVATNSCDIKLYDNNTMNCQLLKGHTDIVLSLSVSKTNPNLLLSSSKDNTIRLWLSSIQVECIGVGKRHTDTVGSCCFSQTSARWAVSVGKDHCLKLWDIPSTKDDKLISLNCPKTELAHQDDINCVAVGPKDNIIGTASKDKKAKLWDENLRLIGVLNGHRKGVWCIRFSPVDQLAATSSADCSIKLWNLKDLTCCSNILIYDASVFNIRFISNGYQILSSGGDGNIQIVNIKDSKCQLSLEEHDGKVWGMAIKQDESMIVTGDSNSTLIKWKDVTEQKRLEKLKESEEQVLDEQKLNNYLQDRNWLKALKLALRLDKPFRVLNIVNEIIKSKEDGLKATIEQLREDQKNSLFTYAVNWNTNKKNRKASQIILEILLDQIIEGTFKPSNLSSNLEGALAYTQKYFDHSKESLKKCHFINYSMNCMKPHMKIKTQDI, encoded by the exons atggTTCTACAGTTGAAAGAACA atttGAGGTTGAATCCAAACATACTGCCTTTTATACCGGAGGAAATGTAGAATGGCATGGGGACATATTTTATTGTCAAACAGAGTCCGCAATAAATTTGTTCAACACTGCTGATGGCAAAGTTTCAAGAACAGTTGGCGAAGAAAATTCTGAAGATGCAGACTTTATTCAAACCTTCACCACTGATGGGTCAAGAATAGTATCCTCACATAAAAGTGGCCTTCTCAAGTCATGGAACGAATCAGGAGAACTGGAAAAAGCATGGAAATATATTCACAAGGGACCTATTGCTCGATTACAGTTGAATGGAAATCTTTTGGCTAGTGGAGGGGCAGATGGTGGAGTTAGAATTTGGGACATGGAATATCACTCTTGTGTCTCGAGCTTCAAGGAATGTCAGGGTGTTGTGAATGCTCTCAAGTTCCACCCAACTGAACAGGAAATATTAGCTTCAGGAGATgatggaaaaatttttcatttcgaatggaAGGATGGaaacttcaagaaaaaatatgacAAACATTTCAGTAAAGTGACTTCTATTGTTTTTACTCACGATAACACTCACTTCATTTCATGTGGAAGAGACAAGGTGATGATATTATGGAAATTCATGGATAACACTCCGATAAAATCAATACCATTTTTTGAATCTATAGATTCTATTATAAGTTTGCCCTTAAAATTCAAATTACCTGGTTTTAAATCTGACCCGGAGTGCTATTATGTTGCTGCAGCTGGTGAAAAAGGCATCATCACAATTTGGGACGTATTAAATGTGACGCAGATCTACGTGCAAGATAATTCATTGGTTACTCCTGCTGAAGAAGGTGCATTAGCTGTATCAAATCTTCTTTTGAACAAGGAGTTGAAGACAGTTGCTGTAGTAACTGTAGAgcataatattattttatatcatttgaAATCTTTTGCTTGTGTTAAGCAGTTTATTGGATTCTCTGAtgaaataatcgatattgcATTCATGGGGCAGGATGATACTCACTTGGCTGTTGCTACAAATTCATGTGATATCAAACTTTATGATAATAACACAATGAACTGTCAGTTATTGAAGGGACATACCGATATTGTATTGTCATTATCGGTGTCTAAAACTAATCCCAATTTATTATTATCCTCAAGTAAGGATAATACAATAAGGCTATGGTTATCTTCGATTCAAGTTGAATGTATAGGAGTTGGTAAAAGACACACAGATACAGTGGGAAGTTGCTGTTTCAGTCAAACTTCTGCAAGATGGGCTGTGAGTGTTGGTAAAGATCACTGTTTGAAGCTTTGGGACATTCCTTCTACTAAAGACGATAAACTAATATCACTCAACTGCCCAAAAACAGAACTTGCCCATCAAGACGATATAAACTGTGTTGCCGTTGGACCAAAAGATAACATAATTGGTACAGCTAGCAAAGATAAAAAAGCCAAACTGTGGGATGAAAATTTAAGACTTATTGGTGTCTTGAATGGTCACCGAAAAGGAGTGTGGTGTATAAGATTCTCACCTGTTGATCAGTTAGCGGCCACCTCTTCAGCAGATTGTTCAATAAAGTTATGGAATCTTAAGGACTTAACTTGCTGCAGTAACATACTGATTTACGATGCAagtgtttttaatattcgttTCATATCAAATGGATACCAAATTTTATCTAGTGGAGGTGATGGTAATATACAAATTGTGAACATTAAGGATTCAAAATGTCAACTATCTTTGGAAGAGCATGATGGAAAGGTTTGGGGTATGGCAATAAAACAAGATGAATCCATGATTGTGACAGGTGACTCAAATTCGACTCTGATCAAGTGGAAGGACGTGACTGAACAAAAAAGATTGGAGAAATTGAAAGAATCTGAAGAACAAGTACTGGATGAACAAAAACTCAATAATTATTTACAAGATCGTAATTGGTTGAAGGCTTTGAAATTAGCTTTAAGATTGGATAAACCTTTCAGAGTTTTAAATATTGTTAATGAAATCATAAAGAGCAAGGAAGACGGGTTGAAAGCCACCATTGAACAATTGAGGGAAGACCAGAAGAATTCCTTATTCACTTATGCAGTTAACTGGAATACCAATAAGAAGAACCGTAAAGCATCTCAAATAATATTGGAAATATTGTTAGATCAAATTATCGAGGGTACTTTCAAACCTTCTAATCTTTCCTCAAATCTAGAAGGTGCTCTTGCCTACacacaaaaatattttgaccactCCAAAGAATCTttgaaaaaatgtcattttataAATTATTCAATGAACTGTATGAAACcacatatgaaaataaaaactcaAGATATTTAG
- the LOC123310971 gene encoding all trans-polyprenyl-diphosphate synthase PDSS1, producing the protein MACTGTSRLCVRACQWRKCSITKKNYSFFSDSSSSFFQTIKKREKCHQSTVIPAIATVSRNYSTSGTYQTGPMSNYEVQPYTLLENDLKDVYTYIRGSLRQNTHLDDLYEISTYYFDGKGKAIRPMIALMMAKAMNYHIHKEDIPLLPSQREVGMISEMIHTASLIHDDVIDQSDSRRGKPSVNVMWNQKKVTMAGDYILAVASMLIAKLRNNDVTLVLSQVVNDLVQGEFMQLGSKESENERFDHYLNKTYKKTASLMANSIKAVTILAGADEELCNLSFAYGKNLGLGFQLVDDLLDFVASSAAMGKPTAADLKLGLATAPVLFACEKFPELNPMIMRRFQEPGDVERAFELVHKSDGLEQTKYLAKKYCEESFRLAQTLTESPYQKGLIVTADYVLKRMK; encoded by the coding sequence ATGGCTTGCACAGGTACAAGTAGGCTCTGCGTTCGTGCGTGTCAGTGGAGAAAGTGTTCCattacgaaaaaaaattactccTTTTTTTCTGATAGTTCATCTTCATTCTTTCAAACTATTAAAAAACGTGAAAAATGTCATCAATCAACAGTCATACCAGCTATAGCAACTGTATCAAGAAATTACAGCACAAGTGGAACTTACCAAACTGGTCCTATGTCCAATTATGAAGTACAGCCTTACACTTTATTAGAAAATGATTTGAAAGATGTATATACTTATATCAGAGGATCTTTGAGGCAGAACACCCATCTTGATGATCTCTACGAAATTTCAACATATTATTTTGATGGAAAGGGTAAAGCAATTAGACCTATGATTGCTCTAATGATGGCAAAAGCTATGAATTATCACATCCACAAAGAAGACATTCCCCTGCTCCCATCTCAGAGAGAGGTTGGTATGATATCGGAGATGATCCATACAGCTTCACTGATTCATGATGATGTCATTGATCAATCTGATTCCCGAAGAGGTAAACCTAGTGTCAACGTTATGTGGAATCAGAAGAAGGTTACAATGGCTGGGGATTACATATTGGCAGTAGCTTCAATGTTAATAGCTAAATTAAGAAACAATGATGTGACTTTAGTACTAAGCCAAGTAGTTAATGATTTAGTCCAAGGAGAATTCATGCAGTTAGGATCAAAAGAAAGTGAAAATGAAAGGTTTGATCACTACCTCaacaaaacatataaaaaaaccGCGTCACTTATGGCAAATTCTATCAAAGCAGTAACAATTTTAGCAGGAGCTGATGAAGAACTTTGCAATTTATCATTTGCATATGGAAAAAATTTAGGATTAGGTTTTCAATTAGTTGATGATTTACTAGATTTTGTTGCATCCTCTGCTGCGATGGGGAAACCAACTGCAGCTGATTTAAAACTAGGACTAGCTACCGCACCAGTATTATTTGCTTGTGAGAAATTTCCCGAGTTGAATCCTATGATAATGAGACGTTTCCAAGAGCCTGGGGATGTAGAAAGAGCATTTGAGTTAGTTCATAAATCTGATGGACTAGAACAAACTAAATACCTTGCTAAAAAATACTGTGAAGAATCTTTTCGATTAGCTCAAACGCTTACAGAAAGCCCTTATCAAAAAGGTTTGATAGTTACAGCTGATTATGTGttgaaaagaatgaaataa
- the LOC123312547 gene encoding general transcription factor IIE subunit 1 produces the protein MSEEKLLHYIPSDLQELARVVVRGFYSIEDTLIIDMLIANPCMKEDDMCELLKFDKKMLRARIAVLKNDKFVQVRLKMETGLDGKAQKVNYYFINYKSFVNVVKYKLDLMRKRLETEERDATSRASFKCPSCLKTFTDLEADQLFDFMTSEFRCTYCREVVEEDSSAFPKKDSRLLLAKFNEQLEPLYRLLRKVEGVKLAPEVLEPEPIDISTIKGLEKKTSQPSGDAWSGEQTRHSGFMVEETRVDITIGEENNDASAATRKEQPIWMTQSTVITNADSSEINTEDSIMGSNTDSAMNSKNEDIMSVLLAHEKRPSSNAVNSLKPVKNDSDSSEDEMNEVKEVVGDVETMESDEEEDGNIPTVTVGNKTYSITDINDSIIAEMTQSEKEIYVQVFQDYYSHMSY, from the coding sequence ATGTCTGAGGAAAAATTGTTGCATTATATACCAAGTGACCTGCAAGAATTAGCAAGGGTAGTTGTTAGAGGATTTTATTCCATTGAAGATACTTTGATAATAGATATGCTTATCGCCAATCCGTGCATGAAGGAGGATGACATGTGTGAATTGTTAAAGTTCGATAAGAAAATGTTGAGAGCTCGTATTGCTGTTCTGAAAAATGACAAGTTTGTGCAAGTTCGACTAAAAATGGAAACTGGTTTGGATGGTAAAGCTCAAAAAGTTAATTATTACTTCATAAATTACAAATCATTTGTGAATGTTGTAAAATACAAACTTGACTTAATGAGAAAACGACTGGAAACTGAAGAGAGAGATGCTACTAGTAGGGCAAGCTTCAAATGTCCTAGTTGTTTGAAGACATTTACTGATCTGGAAGCTGATCAGTTGTTTGATTTTATGACAAGTGAATTTCGTTGCACATATTGTAGAGAAGTTGTAGAAGAAGATTCATCGGCATTTCCTAAGAAAGATTCAAGACTGCTTTTAGCCAAGTTCAATGAACAATTGGAACCTCTTTATAGATTGTTACGTAAAGTAGAAGGTGTTAAGTTAGCTCCAGAAGTATTGGAACCAGAACCAATAGATATTAGTACTATTAAAGGTCTTGAGAAGAAAACTTCTCAACCTTCTGGGGATGCTTGGTCAGGGGAGCAAACTAGACATTCAGGTTTTATGGTTGAAGAAACTAGAGTGGATATTACAATAGGGGAGGAGAACAATGATGCATCTGCAGCTACAAGAAAAGAACAACCAATTTGGATGACCCAATCTACTGTTATTACAAATGCAGATTCTTCTGAAATTAATACAGAAGATTCTATTATGGGTAGTAATACTGATTCAGCAATGAACTCTAAGAATGAAGATATAATGAGCGTTCTTCTTGCCCACGAAAAGCGGCCATCTTCTAATGCAGTCAACAGCCTGAAACCTGTGAAAAATGATTCAGACTCAAGTGAAGATGAGATGAATGAAGTCAAGGAAGTAGTGGGAGATGTTGAGACTATGGAGAGTGATGAAgaagaagatggaaatattccTACTGTTACAGTAGGCAATAAAACCTATAGTATTACGGATATAAATGATTCCATAATTGCTGAGATGACTCAGTCAGAGAAAGAGATTTATGTACAAGTTTTTCAGGATTATTATTCACACATGAGCTATTGA